A genomic stretch from Pararhizobium sp. IMCC21322 includes:
- a CDS encoding ABC transporter ATP-binding protein: MNKELPKISVDNASIAYTNQDLSEPHLAVKDVTLEVSANEFLVVVGPSGCGKSSLLSAIAGFLTPQSGSIKLNGKDIEGPGADRGVVFQDYALLPWKTVLDNVGLGLKFRGKSKPERDKTAREYLALCGLADAEAKYPHQLSGGMRQRAAVARTLANEPEVMLMDEPFAAVDAQTRMTLQEELVRIWQQTEVTVFFVTHSVEEAIFLGDRVMVLSSGPGEIKAMVDIDIDRSERDMSSLNSNPRFQALRDEITKLVRQDAA, from the coding sequence GTGAACAAAGAACTCCCCAAAATTTCGGTCGACAACGCGTCCATCGCCTACACCAATCAGGACCTTTCCGAGCCGCATCTGGCGGTCAAGGATGTCACATTGGAGGTGAGTGCAAACGAGTTTCTGGTCGTTGTCGGGCCCAGTGGTTGCGGAAAATCCTCATTGCTGTCGGCAATCGCCGGATTTCTGACACCGCAGAGCGGCAGCATCAAGCTGAACGGCAAGGACATTGAAGGACCGGGCGCTGATCGCGGTGTGGTGTTTCAGGATTATGCCCTGCTGCCGTGGAAAACGGTGCTGGACAATGTTGGCCTTGGCCTGAAATTCCGTGGCAAATCCAAGCCCGAGCGCGATAAAACAGCCCGTGAATATCTGGCCCTGTGTGGCCTTGCAGATGCGGAAGCGAAATACCCCCATCAATTGTCAGGTGGCATGCGCCAGCGCGCGGCCGTGGCACGCACATTGGCGAATGAGCCGGAAGTGATGTTGATGGATGAGCCGTTTGCAGCCGTGGATGCACAAACCCGCATGACGCTTCAGGAAGAACTGGTCCGCATCTGGCAACAGACAGAAGTGACCGTCTTTTTTGTAACCCACAGTGTGGAAGAAGCCATCTTTCTCGGTGACCGGGTTATGGTTCTGTCTTCCGGCCCTGGCGAGATCAAGGCGATGGTGGATATCGATATTGACCGTTCAGAACGAGATATGTCGTCACTGAATTCCAATCCGCGCTTTCAGGCATTGCGCGACGAGATCACAAAGCTGGTCAGGCAGGATGCGGCGTGA
- a CDS encoding ABC transporter permease, producing MSRSPAQARLIKRGIKASKGVAGIAALFIAWQIGASVSGVSSYFFPAPVDVYHAFMDMMRKGILEVYLLDSLYRYVAGVFLGSLVGIGVALALGLNKAIAAVFAPLVGFFYAIVESAWLPVFVIWFGYGITTILTLLIFVVAFPILYNVLAGIQTLPIVYVNAARSLGATRWQILREVILPGVLPSIVTGFRIGAGFAFRGLIIAEAIAATSGIGFLIFDGAANKQTDRTIVGMIIMGLLWLIIELAYLRPFERATIQKWGLVTTAEQREIQ from the coding sequence GTGAGTAGGTCGCCAGCTCAGGCACGTTTGATAAAGCGTGGGATTAAAGCTTCCAAAGGCGTCGCCGGGATAGCGGCCCTGTTCATCGCCTGGCAGATAGGTGCCAGCGTGTCCGGGGTCAGTTCCTATTTCTTTCCAGCACCGGTTGATGTCTATCACGCCTTTATGGACATGATGCGCAAAGGCATTCTGGAGGTCTATCTTCTGGACAGCCTTTACCGCTATGTGGCCGGTGTCTTTCTTGGCTCCCTTGTGGGAATTGGTGTTGCGCTTGCACTTGGCCTGAACAAGGCCATTGCCGCCGTTTTCGCACCGCTGGTCGGGTTCTTCTATGCAATTGTGGAATCGGCCTGGCTGCCGGTCTTCGTCATCTGGTTTGGCTATGGCATTACGACCATATTGACGTTGCTGATCTTCGTGGTCGCATTTCCCATTCTCTACAATGTTCTGGCTGGTATTCAGACCCTGCCAATCGTCTATGTAAATGCGGCGCGCTCACTGGGCGCTACCCGCTGGCAAATCCTCAGGGAGGTTATTTTGCCGGGTGTGTTGCCAAGCATTGTAACCGGTTTTCGCATTGGTGCCGGTTTTGCATTCCGTGGCCTCATCATTGCTGAAGCCATTGCCGCCACATCAGGAATCGGCTTTCTGATTTTCGATGGTGCGGCCAACAAGCAAACCGACAGAACCATTGTCGGCATGATTATCATGGGGCTGTTGTGGCTGATTATCGAACTGGCCTATCTGCGCCCCTTTGAGCGCGCCACCATTCAAAAATGGGGCTTGGTGACTACAGCCGAGCAGCGTGAGATTCAATGA
- a CDS encoding ABC transporter permease — MMKTFKLRPYLLAAMPFIGILILWTVLPSLLSVPAYKLPSPQLVWTKAIELTGDGSLLEHILVSLYRLALGFIVGNLLAVPIGIAIGVNRHASDFLLPLLTFLQSIAGIAWIPLAVLWFGIGDGAIIFVIANIIFFSNLYNTVIGVESIPQTYYRAVLSLGASRFDILKSVIIPGAFVQLIVGFRSSMAFGWRALIGAELIAGTTGLGYMTLDAVQWYQTETVILGMIIVGVIWLVMDRFLFRKLETMTVRRWGILQDK, encoded by the coding sequence ATGATGAAAACCTTCAAACTCAGGCCATATCTACTCGCTGCAATGCCCTTTATCGGCATCCTGATATTATGGACGGTGCTGCCCTCACTGCTGTCTGTGCCAGCTTACAAACTGCCATCTCCGCAGCTTGTCTGGACCAAAGCAATCGAACTCACCGGCGATGGATCGCTGTTGGAACATATTCTGGTCAGTCTCTATCGGCTGGCGCTTGGATTTATCGTGGGAAATCTGCTGGCAGTCCCGATTGGCATTGCCATTGGCGTCAACAGACATGCATCTGATTTCCTGCTGCCCCTGCTGACATTTCTGCAATCCATTGCCGGTATTGCCTGGATTCCGCTGGCCGTCTTGTGGTTTGGCATTGGCGATGGCGCAATCATCTTCGTTATTGCCAATATCATCTTCTTCTCAAATCTCTACAACACGGTGATTGGTGTTGAATCCATCCCGCAAACCTATTACCGCGCTGTTCTCTCACTTGGGGCCAGCCGGTTTGATATTCTGAAATCCGTCATCATCCCCGGTGCCTTTGTGCAGCTGATCGTTGGCTTTCGCTCATCCATGGCTTTTGGCTGGCGCGCCCTGATCGGAGCAGAACTCATCGCTGGAACCACGGGGCTTGGCTATATGACCCTTGATGCCGTTCAATGGTATCAGACCGAGACAGTCATATTGGGCATGATTATCGTGGGCGTCATCTGGCTTGTCATGGACCGCTTCCTGTTCCGCAAACTGGAAACCATGACCGTGCGCCGATGGGGCATCCTTCAAGACAAATAG
- a CDS encoding cation diffusion facilitator family transporter, with translation MAGHHHHHIDPDAGDTRVFWAVVVNLGLTIAQIIGGILSGSLALLADALHNFSDAISLIIAFAARKIARRPADEAMTFGYGRAEIVAALVNYTTLIVIGLYLIYEAVLRFFDPQGVDGWLVIIIAGIALAVDTVTALLTFTMSKQSMNIRAAFLHNVADALGSIAVIFAGTLILLYDWRLVDPIVTLMIAAYILWQSFAEIGPVIRILMLGSPPDMSIPDILAELRSIEGVADIHHVHLWQMQEHETALNAHLVVSQGAWGHADAIKMTTKELLQAKFGIAHATLEIECSIHACPAAKTVGHAAASGADKTDQHGDHEHSWTG, from the coding sequence TTGGCAGGACATCACCACCATCACATAGACCCGGACGCTGGCGACACGCGTGTATTCTGGGCTGTTGTCGTCAATCTGGGCCTTACAATTGCTCAGATCATTGGCGGCATTCTGTCTGGCAGCCTGGCGTTGCTGGCTGATGCGTTACATAATTTTTCCGACGCCATTTCGCTGATCATCGCGTTTGCCGCGCGCAAGATTGCGCGCCGTCCGGCAGATGAAGCCATGACATTTGGCTATGGCAGAGCCGAGATCGTGGCGGCGCTGGTCAATTACACAACACTGATCGTTATCGGGCTCTATCTGATTTATGAGGCGGTCTTGCGGTTCTTTGATCCGCAGGGCGTGGATGGCTGGCTGGTTATCATCATTGCAGGCATAGCGCTTGCCGTTGATACCGTTACAGCGCTTCTGACATTTACCATGTCCAAGCAGAGTATGAATATTCGTGCAGCGTTCCTGCACAATGTGGCGGATGCGTTGGGATCGATCGCCGTCATTTTCGCCGGCACCCTGATCCTGCTTTATGACTGGCGTCTGGTGGACCCGATTGTCACTCTGATGATTGCTGCTTATATCCTGTGGCAGTCATTTGCGGAGATCGGGCCTGTGATCCGCATTCTGATGCTTGGTAGCCCACCTGATATGAGTATTCCCGATATTCTGGCAGAACTCCGGTCCATTGAGGGTGTGGCAGATATTCATCATGTGCACCTTTGGCAGATGCAGGAACATGAGACGGCGCTCAATGCACATCTGGTTGTATCACAAGGCGCATGGGGACATGCTGATGCTATCAAGATGACCACCAAGGAATTGCTTCAAGCCAAATTTGGCATTGCGCATGCAACACTGGAAATTGAATGTTCGATCCATGCCTGCCCCGCAGCAAAGACTGTTGGTCATGCGGCTGCCAGTGGAGCCGACAAAACCGATCAACATGGGGATCACGAACACAGCTGGACGGGTTAG